One window of the Bos indicus isolate NIAB-ARS_2022 breed Sahiwal x Tharparkar chromosome 15, NIAB-ARS_B.indTharparkar_mat_pri_1.0, whole genome shotgun sequence genome contains the following:
- the OR6A2 gene encoding olfactory receptor 6A2, protein MGMTDTMERKNQSGRVSEFVLLGFPAPVPLRALLFALSLLAYVLVLTENILIIVAIRSHPSLHKPMYFFLANMSFLEIWYVTVTIPKMLAGFVGSKRGRGQLISFEGCMTQLCFFLGLGCTECVLLAVMAYDRYVAICHPLHYPVIVSGQLCVQLAAGSWAGGFGISMVKVFLISRLSYCGPNIINHFFCDVSPLLNLSCTDMSTAELTDFVLAIFILLGPLSVTGASYMAITSAVMRIPSAAGRHKAFSTCASHLTVVVIFYAASIFIYARPKALSAFDTNKLVSVLYAVIVPLLNPIIYCLRNQEVKRALRHTLHLHQGHDAN, encoded by the coding sequence ATGGGCATGACCGACACCATGGAGAGGAAGAACCAGAGTGGGAGAGTGAGTGAGTTTGTgttgctgggcttcccagctcCGGTACCACTGCGGGCACTATTATTTGCCCTTTCTCTGTTAGCCTATGTGTTGGTGCTGACTGAAAACATACTCATCATTGTGGCAATCAGGAGCCACCCCAGCCTCCACAAAcccatgtatttctttctggctAATATGTCCTTCCTGGAGATTTGGTACGTGACAGTCACTATTCCCAAGATGCTAGCTGGCTTTGTTGGGTCCAAACGGGGCCGTGGACAGCTAATCTCCTTTGAGGGCTGCATGACGCAGCTCTGCTTTTTCCTGGGCCTGGGCTGCACTGAGTGTGTCCTCCTTGCAGTTATGGCTTACgatcgctatgtggccatctgccatCCTCTCCACTACCCTGTCATTGTCAGTGGCCAGCTGTGTGTGCAGCTGGCAGCTGGCTCCTGGGCAGGAGGTTTTGGCATTTCCATGGTCAAAGTTTTTCTCATTTCTCGCCTCTCTTACTGTGGCCCCAACATCATCAATCACTTTTTCTGTGATGTCTCTCCATTGCTCAACCTTTCGTGCACTGACATGTCCACGGCAGAGCTTACAGACTTTGTCCTGGCCATTTTTATCCTACTGGGGCCACTCTCTGTCACTGGAGCCTCCTACATGGCCATCACCAGTGCTGTGATGCGCATTCCCTCAGCTGCTGGGCGCCATAAAGCCTTTTCCACCTGTGCCTCTCACCTTACTGTGGTGGTCATCTTCTATGCAGCCAGTATCTTCATCTATGCCCGCCCAAAGGCACTCTCAGCTTTTGACACCAACAAGCTGGTGTCTGTACTTTACGCTGTCATTGTACCACTGCTCAACCCCATCATTTACTGCCTGCGCAACCAAGAAGTAAAGAGAGCCTTACGCCATACTCTACACCTGCACCAGGGCCATGACGCTAACTAA
- the LOC109568852 gene encoding olfactory receptor 6B9 produces MLGRNITLVSEFILVGFPTAPWLQVLLFSLFLVVYLLVVIENLAIMLTVWVTGSLHKPMYYFLSSLSFLEVWYVSVTVPKMLDGFLLQRRRISFTGCMTQLYFFISLACTECVLLAAMAYDRYVAICHPLRYPVIMTTGHCVQLVAFSYMTGFMITVIKVYFISHVTFCGSNVMNHFFCDISPILKLACKDMSTAELVDFALAVVILVFPLATTILSYVYIVSAILRIPSTQGRKKAFSTCASHLTVVIIYYTAMIFMYVRPRAIASFNSNKLISAVYAVLTPMLNPFIYCLRNQEVKNAIKKTVGVGQCFLLS; encoded by the coding sequence ATGCTGGGGAGAAACATCACTCTGGTGAGTGAGTTCATCCTGGTGGGCTTCCCCACCGCCCCCTGGCTGCAGGTCCtgctcttctccctcttccttgTGGTTTACTTGCTGGTGGTAATAGAGAATCTTGCCATCATGCTCACTGTCTGGGTCACTGGCTCCCTCCATAAGCCCATGTACTATTTCCTGAGTAGCCTGTCCTTCCTGGAGGTCTGGTATGTCTCTGTCACCGTCCCCAAGATGCTGGATGGATTCCTCCTGCAGAGACGGCGCATCTCCTTCACAGGCTGCATGACACAGCTGTACTTCTTTATCTCGCTTGCCTGCACGGAGTGTGTACTTCTGGCagccatggcctatgaccgctatgtggccatctgccaccctcTCAGATACCCAGTCATCATGACCACAGGTCATTGTGTGCAGCTGGTGGCTTTTTCCTATATGACTGGTTTCATGATCACTGTGATCAAGGTCTATTTTATTTCACATGTCACTTTCTGTGGCTCCAATGTCATGAACCACTTTTTCTGTGACATTTCACCAATCCTCAAACTGGCCTGCAAAGACATGTCCACAGCTGAGCTAGTGGACTTTGCTTTGGCTGTTGTCATTCTTGTCTTCCCTCTCGCCACTACCATCCTCTCCTATGTCTACATTGTCTCTGCCATTCTGCGTATACCCTCCacccagggaaggaagaaggccttctccacctgtgcatCCCACCTCACGGTAGTCATAATTTATTACACAGCCATGATTTTCATGTATGTTCGGCCCAGAGCTATTGCTTCATTTAACTCCAACAAACTAATCTCAGCTGTGTATGCAGTCCTCACGCCCATGCtaaatccattcatctactgTCTGAGGAACCAGGAAGTCAAGAATGCTATCA